In the Amblyraja radiata isolate CabotCenter1 chromosome 13, sAmbRad1.1.pri, whole genome shotgun sequence genome, one interval contains:
- the LOC116979676 gene encoding uncharacterized protein LOC116979676 codes for MRINNYEELKRVGFPAGRCFCGKGHLFGIWTLHLLTLCGTGTPAPPDTVIDAVVGQEVQFPADNPCEDRYELTFQILSPFVAQLASMGTDTPETRHPVYADRLHWDASGSLVLSNVQVNDSERYELQIDCYSPKRTEPSEKTFDLHVFESVSKPVITASGCYSTATVNLSCSVTNGTKVTFCWEIFSLSKGLNGTCHGPELVINHVREQELYAFRCTAKNRVSNASRQQTITELCYGNDYAQ; via the exons ATGAGGATAAATAACTACGAAGAACTGAAAAGAGTTGGTTTTCCTGCCGGGCGCTGTTTTTGTGGCAAAGGTCACCTTTTTGGAATCTGGA CGCTCCACTTACTGACACTCTGCGGCACAGGAACCCCAGCCCCACCCGATACCGTCATTGATGCCGTCGTTGGACAGGAAGTTCAGTTCCCTGCAGATAATCCGTGTGAAGATCGATATGAATTGACATTTCAGATACTATCACCGTTTGTTGCTCAACTAGCTTCTATGGGAACGGACACACCCGAAACCCGACACCCAGTGTACGCTGACAGACTGCATTGGGACGCGAGTGGATCCCTGGTGCTGTCAAATGTGCAGGTCAATGACAGTGAAAGATATGAACTACAAATCGACTGCTACAGCCCAAAACGAACAGAGCCAAGTGAAAAGACCTTCGATTTGCATGTGTTTG AATCAGTTTCAAAGCCAGTGATAACAGCAAGTGGGTGTTATTCAACTGCAACTGTTAATCTAAGCTGCTCCGTCACCAATGGAACAAAAGTTACCTTCTGCTGGGAAATTTTCTCCTTGTCCAAAGGCCTCAACGGAACTTGCCATGGGCCAGAACTGGTGATAAACCATGTTAGAGAACAGGAACTATATGCATTCAGGTGCACGGCAAAGAACAGAGTCAGTAATGCAAGCAGACAACAAACAATCACGGAGCTGTGTTATGGAAATGACTATGCAC AGTAA